The following coding sequences are from one Microbacterium wangchenii window:
- a CDS encoding amidase translates to MSALHELSAVELAGMLRRREVSAAEVAAHYLARIAAHAELGAFAEVTADAALQRARALDAASPAGALWGLPHADKDLVARAGVPTRYGSRSRVGFVPTASDPLAEALDAAGVVNLGKTATSEFGLTGYTEPRTAPPARDPWNPAHGAGGSSGGAAVAVAARMLPVAVASDGGGSIRIPAATVGVVGLKPSRGRLPLGSGFDAPDGLAVTGPVARTAEDAAFLLDALVDLAPFRYATAAPGSGPFLAAARREPARTRIGVTTVSPWDADERIVLDDQAGAAVRTAAGWLAGDGHAVDDAQWRPRGYAALFRVLWRASAARIPLTEADLAVVEPLTAWLVREGRGLTASDVSGGLSAARVFERETIEAFAPFDAVLMPALAQSPRPVGWYGGHDPERTFALQVEYAPYSSFVNVAGLPALTVPVTADAAGHPVSVQLVGRPGGEAALLSLAAQLERHRGPLPHPPSG, encoded by the coding sequence ATGAGCGCGTTGCACGAGCTGTCGGCCGTCGAGCTGGCGGGGATGCTGCGCCGGCGCGAGGTCTCCGCCGCCGAGGTCGCCGCGCATTACCTCGCGCGCATCGCCGCGCACGCCGAGCTGGGCGCGTTCGCCGAGGTCACCGCGGATGCCGCGCTGCAGCGCGCCCGCGCACTCGATGCCGCGTCGCCGGCCGGGGCGCTGTGGGGCCTCCCGCACGCCGACAAGGATCTCGTCGCCCGTGCGGGCGTACCCACGCGGTACGGGTCGCGCTCGCGGGTCGGCTTCGTGCCCACCGCATCCGACCCGCTCGCCGAAGCGCTCGACGCTGCGGGGGTGGTGAATCTCGGCAAGACGGCCACGAGCGAGTTCGGGCTCACCGGCTACACCGAGCCGCGCACCGCTCCCCCGGCGCGCGACCCGTGGAACCCCGCGCACGGCGCGGGCGGCTCCAGCGGCGGGGCCGCCGTCGCGGTGGCGGCGCGGATGCTGCCGGTCGCGGTCGCCTCCGACGGCGGCGGGTCGATCCGCATCCCCGCGGCCACCGTGGGCGTCGTGGGGCTCAAGCCCTCGCGGGGGCGGCTGCCGCTGGGCTCCGGGTTCGACGCGCCGGACGGCCTCGCCGTCACGGGCCCGGTGGCCCGCACCGCCGAGGACGCGGCGTTCCTCCTGGACGCCCTCGTCGACCTCGCGCCCTTCCGCTACGCCACCGCCGCGCCGGGGTCGGGCCCGTTCCTGGCGGCGGCCCGCCGTGAGCCGGCTCGGACGCGCATCGGCGTGACGACGGTGTCGCCGTGGGACGCGGACGAGCGCATCGTGCTCGACGACCAGGCCGGAGCCGCCGTGCGCACCGCCGCCGGGTGGCTCGCGGGCGACGGGCACGCCGTCGACGACGCGCAGTGGCGCCCGCGGGGGTACGCGGCGCTCTTCCGCGTCCTGTGGCGCGCGAGTGCCGCGCGGATCCCCCTGACGGAGGCGGACCTGGCCGTCGTCGAGCCGCTCACGGCGTGGCTCGTGCGCGAGGGACGCGGGCTGACCGCATCCGATGTCTCGGGGGGCCTCTCGGCCGCCCGCGTGTTCGAGCGCGAGACGATCGAGGCGTTCGCGCCGTTCGACGCCGTGCTCATGCCGGCTCTCGCGCAATCGCCGCGCCCGGTGGGCTGGTACGGGGGGCACGACCCCGAGCGCACGTTCGCGCTGCAGGTGGAGTACGCGCCCTACTCGAGCTTCGTCAACGTCGCGGGGCTGCCGGCCCTCACCGTGCCGGTGACCGCCGACGCCGCCGGACACCCCGTGTCGGTGCAGCTGGTCGGACGGCCCGGCGGGGAGGCGGCGCTGCTGTCGCTCGCGGCGCAGCTGGAGCGGCACCGCGGGCCCCTGCCGCATCCGCCGTCCGGCTGA
- a CDS encoding F0F1 ATP synthase subunit delta — protein sequence MGSATTQALEATTAALSAAEGVDLEVAGELFAAARAIGGSLQLGSALADSSASPESRAKVITDVFGASFRPVTISLLSSLVDQRWSRASDLVDGIEELAVRAAAIGATGSDVEAELFSFSRTVAQNPELELALGSRLGDASAKGALITTLLGERASAATTLIISSLVQQPRDRRVRSLLNRAMRLVGDQRGRTVATVVSAAPLSDAQRTRLSGALSARYGSDVSLNVVIDPSVVGGLRVQIADDVIDASISTRLAGLRQRLAG from the coding sequence ATGGGCAGTGCGACCACTCAGGCCCTCGAGGCCACGACCGCGGCGCTCAGCGCCGCTGAGGGCGTGGACCTCGAGGTCGCCGGCGAGCTGTTCGCTGCGGCGCGCGCCATCGGCGGGTCGTTGCAGCTGGGTTCCGCGCTGGCCGACTCGTCGGCCTCGCCGGAGTCCCGCGCGAAAGTGATCACCGACGTCTTCGGTGCGTCCTTCCGCCCCGTCACGATTTCGCTGCTGAGCTCGCTGGTCGACCAGCGGTGGTCACGCGCATCGGATCTCGTCGACGGCATCGAGGAGCTCGCCGTCCGCGCGGCGGCGATCGGTGCGACCGGCTCCGACGTCGAGGCGGAGCTGTTCTCCTTCTCGCGCACCGTCGCACAGAACCCCGAACTCGAACTGGCCCTCGGCAGCCGCCTGGGTGACGCCTCCGCCAAGGGGGCGCTCATCACCACGCTGCTGGGGGAGCGCGCCAGCGCAGCCACGACGCTCATCATCTCCTCGCTCGTCCAGCAGCCCCGCGACCGCCGCGTTCGGAGTCTTCTGAACCGCGCGATGCGGCTCGTCGGCGACCAGCGCGGACGCACGGTGGCGACGGTGGTCTCCGCCGCGCCGCTGAGCGACGCACAGCGCACCCGCCTGTCGGGCGCCCTGTCGGCGCGCTACGGATCCGACGTCTCACTGAACGTCGTGATCGACCCGTCGGTGGTGGGCGGCCTGCGCGTGCAGATCGCCGATGACGTCATCGACGCGAGCATCTCCACCCGCCTGGCCGGCCTCCGCCAGCGCCTGGCGGGTTAA
- the atpE gene encoding ATP synthase F0 subunit C produces MDATTVLAQVSGSIATVGYGLAAIGPAIGVGIVVGKTIEGVARQPELAGRLQVLMWIGIAFTEALAFIGIATGFIFGF; encoded by the coding sequence GTGGACGCAACTACGGTTCTCGCCCAGGTCTCCGGTTCCATCGCGACCGTCGGCTACGGCCTCGCCGCCATCGGCCCCGCCATCGGCGTGGGCATCGTCGTCGGCAAGACGATCGAGGGCGTCGCCCGCCAGCCCGAGCTCGCCGGCCGCCTGCAGGTCCTGATGTGGATCGGTATCGCCTTCACCGAGGCGCTCGCCTTCATCGGCATCGCCACCGGCTTCATCTTCGGCTTCTGA
- a CDS encoding L-threonylcarbamoyladenylate synthase — MSPVYDCRDEAQLLSGMRHSRQTLSRGELVVLPTDTVYGIAADAFNARAVAGLLAAKGRGRQQPPPVLVAGVSTLRALVADLPEPVERLVETFWPGGLTIVLPSQPSLSWDLGETRGTVAVRMPAHRIALELLEETGPLAVSSANRTGAPAAVTIDEARDMLGESVGVYLDDGPSHTGIASTIVDATRLVGGDEPLVRVLREGAVPRERLREVLGDLLEPDEDESGGAG; from the coding sequence ATGTCACCCGTTTACGACTGCCGTGACGAGGCCCAGCTGCTCTCCGGCATGCGACACTCACGCCAGACGCTGAGTCGCGGCGAGCTGGTCGTGCTGCCCACCGACACCGTTTACGGCATCGCCGCAGACGCCTTCAACGCGCGCGCGGTCGCGGGCCTGCTGGCCGCGAAGGGCCGCGGGCGGCAGCAGCCGCCGCCCGTGCTGGTGGCCGGGGTGAGCACGCTCCGCGCTCTCGTGGCCGACCTCCCCGAGCCGGTCGAGCGCCTCGTGGAGACCTTCTGGCCCGGTGGCCTCACGATCGTCCTGCCGTCGCAGCCGTCGCTGTCGTGGGATCTGGGGGAGACCCGGGGCACGGTCGCGGTGCGGATGCCCGCGCACCGCATCGCCCTGGAGCTGCTGGAGGAGACCGGGCCGCTGGCCGTCTCCAGCGCCAACCGCACCGGGGCGCCGGCGGCGGTCACGATCGACGAGGCGCGCGACATGCTGGGGGAGTCGGTCGGGGTGTACCTCGACGACGGGCCGAGCCACACCGGCATCGCCTCGACCATCGTGGATGCCACGCGCCTGGTGGGCGGCGACGAGCCGCTCGTGCGCGTGCTGCGCGAAGGCGCCGTGCCGCGGGAGCGGCTGCGTGAGGTGCTGGGTGACCTGCTCGAGCCGGACGAGGACGAATCCGGCGGTGCCGGGTGA
- a CDS encoding MraY family glycosyltransferase, with protein MKQYLLLVLFTAVVTFVLTWAVWRLSLRFKLYPGIRERDVHKTPTPRLGGVAMFLAVAAAFLFSSQQPFFSVIWANPGPVLAVLGATLVIVLVGVADDLWDLDWMIKLGAQFVAAGIITLLGGLQILSLPIGGLTVGSGWMSFTLTVFAIVVVMNAVNFIDGLDGLVAGVCLIANGVFFAYSYLLVRDTGASTYFNLASFLAAVLIGACIGFLPFNWNPAKIFMGDAGALMLGLLMASSAVAITGQIDPAVLDPEQLGRSQLLGAFIPILLPVVVVLLPLLDFGLAIIRRMRAGKSPFSPDRKHLHHRMLDMGHSDRDAVLIFYAWTAVVGFAFLLMYIGTDQSWPGDYALGIVFGVVGVAACLVLTFLPSRRQTRPAPLKEPA; from the coding sequence GTGAAGCAGTACCTCCTGCTGGTGCTGTTCACCGCGGTGGTCACCTTCGTCCTGACGTGGGCGGTGTGGCGCCTGAGTCTGCGGTTCAAGCTGTATCCCGGCATCCGCGAGCGCGACGTGCACAAGACCCCGACGCCCCGCCTGGGCGGCGTGGCCATGTTCCTGGCGGTGGCCGCGGCCTTCCTGTTCTCCAGCCAGCAGCCGTTCTTCTCCGTCATCTGGGCCAACCCGGGACCCGTCCTCGCTGTGCTGGGGGCGACCCTCGTGATCGTGCTGGTCGGCGTGGCCGACGATCTGTGGGACCTGGACTGGATGATCAAGCTCGGCGCGCAGTTCGTCGCCGCCGGCATCATCACGCTGCTGGGCGGACTGCAGATCCTCTCGCTCCCGATCGGGGGTCTCACGGTCGGGTCGGGGTGGATGAGCTTCACCCTCACGGTGTTCGCGATCGTGGTCGTGATGAACGCCGTGAACTTCATCGACGGGCTCGACGGCCTCGTCGCGGGGGTGTGCCTCATCGCCAACGGCGTCTTCTTCGCGTACTCCTACCTGCTCGTGCGCGACACCGGCGCCAGCACGTACTTCAACCTCGCCTCCTTCCTCGCCGCGGTGCTGATCGGCGCGTGCATCGGATTCCTGCCGTTCAACTGGAACCCCGCCAAGATCTTCATGGGCGACGCCGGCGCGCTCATGCTGGGGCTGCTGATGGCCTCCTCCGCGGTGGCGATCACGGGCCAGATCGACCCGGCCGTCCTCGACCCCGAGCAGCTCGGCCGCTCGCAGCTGCTCGGTGCGTTCATCCCGATCCTGCTCCCGGTGGTCGTGGTGCTCCTGCCGCTGCTGGATTTCGGCCTCGCGATCATCCGCCGCATGCGGGCGGGCAAATCCCCCTTCTCGCCCGACCGCAAGCACCTGCACCACCGCATGCTCGACATGGGCCACTCCGACCGCGATGCCGTGCTGATCTTCTACGCGTGGACGGCGGTCGTGGGATTCGCGTTCCTCCTGATGTACATCGGCACCGACCAGAGCTGGCCGGGTGACTACGCCCTGGGCATCGTGTTCGGTGTCGTCGGGGTCGCCGCGTGCCTGGTCCTCACCTTCCTCCCCTCCCGGCGCCAGACGCGTCCCGCCCCCCTCAAGGAGCCCGCATGA
- a CDS encoding F0F1 ATP synthase subunit B, with protein MLNALVTLAAEDSHGEEAAHNPLLPAYYDIIWSAVCFVVILFVFWRVVLPRMQKLLDERGAAIEGNIAKADEAQRQAEVALEQYTAQLAEARKEAGEIREAAREDGKKIVAEARDAASAEAARITATAHTQIEAERQAALVSLRSEVGSLALDLAGNVIGETLSDDQKAQAVVDRFLADLEASENTKAAR; from the coding sequence ATGCTGAACGCTCTTGTCACTCTCGCTGCAGAGGACTCTCACGGCGAAGAGGCGGCGCACAACCCGCTGCTTCCGGCGTACTACGACATCATCTGGTCGGCGGTCTGCTTCGTCGTCATCCTCTTCGTCTTCTGGCGCGTCGTGCTGCCGCGGATGCAGAAGCTGCTCGACGAGCGCGGCGCCGCGATCGAGGGGAACATCGCCAAGGCCGACGAGGCGCAGCGGCAGGCCGAGGTCGCGCTGGAGCAGTACACCGCCCAGCTCGCCGAAGCCCGCAAGGAGGCCGGCGAGATCCGGGAGGCCGCCCGCGAGGACGGCAAGAAGATCGTCGCCGAGGCCCGCGACGCGGCATCGGCCGAGGCCGCGCGCATCACCGCGACCGCGCACACGCAGATCGAGGCCGAGCGCCAGGCGGCGCTGGTGTCGCTGCGCTCGGAGGTCGGTTCGCTCGCGCTCGACCTCGCCGGCAACGTCATCGGTGAGACCCTCTCCGACGACCAGAAGGCGCAGGCGGTCGTGGACCGCTTCCTCGCCGACCTGGAAGCGTCGGAGAACACCAAGGCGGCTCGGTAA
- the cysK gene encoding cysteine synthase A, whose protein sequence is MPGIHPDITSAFGDTPLVRLNRVAEGVDANILAKLEFYNPAGSVKDRLGIAIVDAAEASGELKPGGTIVESTSGNTGIALAMVGAARGYRVILTMPASMSKERRALLKAFGAEVVLTDPTKGMSYAVDEAKRIVSETPGAVWARQFENEANPEVHRKTTAEEILRDTDGKVDYFVAGIGTGGTITGVGQVLKERVPGVKVVAVEPSDSPVLTKGHPGPHKIQGIGPNFVPAILDRDVIDEVIDVEFDDAIRLARDTATKDGILVGMSSGAAIWAALEIAKRPEAAGKNIVVIIPSFGERYLSTALYEHLRED, encoded by the coding sequence ATGCCCGGCATCCACCCCGACATCACGTCCGCGTTCGGCGACACCCCGCTCGTGCGCCTGAACCGCGTCGCCGAGGGGGTGGACGCGAACATCCTCGCCAAGCTGGAGTTCTACAACCCCGCCGGCAGCGTCAAGGACCGCCTGGGGATCGCGATCGTGGATGCCGCGGAGGCCTCCGGCGAGCTGAAGCCCGGCGGCACGATCGTGGAGTCCACGAGCGGTAACACCGGCATCGCCCTCGCGATGGTCGGCGCGGCGCGCGGCTACCGCGTGATCCTCACGATGCCGGCATCCATGTCGAAGGAGCGGCGCGCGCTGCTGAAGGCGTTCGGCGCGGAGGTCGTGCTGACCGACCCGACCAAGGGCATGTCGTATGCGGTGGACGAGGCCAAGCGCATCGTGTCGGAGACGCCCGGTGCGGTGTGGGCGCGCCAGTTCGAGAACGAGGCGAACCCCGAGGTGCACCGCAAGACCACCGCCGAGGAGATCCTCCGCGACACCGACGGCAAGGTCGACTACTTCGTCGCCGGCATCGGCACGGGCGGCACCATCACCGGCGTCGGCCAGGTGCTCAAGGAACGCGTCCCGGGCGTGAAGGTCGTCGCCGTCGAGCCCTCCGACTCCCCCGTGCTGACCAAGGGCCACCCCGGCCCGCACAAGATCCAGGGCATCGGACCGAACTTCGTCCCCGCCATCTTGGACCGCGACGTGATCGACGAGGTCATCGACGTCGAGTTCGACGACGCCATCCGCCTGGCCCGCGACACCGCGACCAAGGACGGCATCCTCGTGGGCATGTCCAGCGGAGCGGCCATCTGGGCGGCCCTGGAGATCGCCAAGCGGCCAGAGGCGGCGGGCAAGAACATCGTCGTGATCATCCCGTCCTTCGGTGAGCGCTACCTCTCCACCGCTCTGTACGAGCACCTGCGCGAGGACTGA
- the epsC gene encoding serine O-acetyltransferase EpsC, whose translation MGPLSRLREDIAAAKLRDPAARGTLELVLLYSGLHAVWAHRVSHRLWRRGFRFPARLLSQLTRWLTGVEIHPGAVIGRRLFIDHGMGVVIGETAEVGDDVLIYHGVTLGGRQREGGKRHPTLGDGVAVGAGAKILGPITIGDRTVVGANAVVTKDAPADSVLVGVPAKPRARRAGEDTRAVLAAPEYSI comes from the coding sequence GTGGGACCCCTCTCGCGCCTGCGCGAAGACATCGCCGCGGCCAAGCTCCGCGACCCCGCCGCCCGCGGCACCCTCGAGCTGGTCCTGCTGTACTCGGGGCTGCACGCCGTATGGGCGCACCGCGTCAGCCACCGGCTGTGGCGCCGCGGCTTCCGCTTCCCCGCGCGGCTGCTGTCGCAGCTGACCCGCTGGCTCACCGGGGTGGAGATCCACCCCGGTGCCGTCATCGGACGGCGCCTGTTCATCGATCACGGGATGGGCGTGGTGATCGGTGAGACCGCCGAGGTGGGCGATGACGTCCTGATCTACCACGGCGTGACCCTCGGCGGGCGTCAGCGCGAGGGCGGCAAGCGCCATCCCACCCTCGGTGACGGCGTGGCCGTCGGCGCCGGCGCGAAGATCCTCGGCCCCATCACGATCGGCGACCGCACCGTCGTCGGAGCCAACGCGGTCGTGACCAAGGATGCCCCGGCCGACTCCGTGCTCGTCGGCGTTCCCGCCAAGCCGCGCGCGCGCCGCGCCGGCGAGGACACCCGGGCCGTCCTCGCCGCCCCCGAGTACTCCATCTAG
- the atpB gene encoding F0F1 ATP synthase subunit A yields MLSPTIVATVLADAPKLEPPLFTQAATLIANAATYGNEFHPPSIADFFPPVFFEGTPFAFTRINLVQILATVVLITLFIIGTRRMKLVPGRFQSIVEMGLDFVRVNIAHDLLGRKDGDRFLPILSTIFFMVLFMNITGVIPGINIAGTSVIAVPLLLALVSYVTFIYAGLKKGPKNFFKNSLFPTGVPPFLYIIVTPLELLSTFIIRPVTLTLRLLMNMIVGHLMLVLFFSATQFFIFSLGGWWSALGAGTLAFGFAFTLFELLVAFLQAYVFTILTAVYIQLAVAEEH; encoded by the coding sequence GTGCTCTCACCGACCATCGTCGCAACGGTCCTCGCCGATGCCCCGAAGCTGGAGCCACCGCTGTTCACTCAAGCTGCGACCCTGATCGCGAATGCCGCGACGTACGGGAACGAGTTCCACCCGCCGTCGATCGCCGACTTCTTCCCGCCGGTGTTCTTCGAGGGGACCCCGTTCGCCTTCACCCGCATCAACCTCGTCCAGATCCTGGCGACGGTCGTGCTGATCACGCTCTTCATCATCGGCACGCGCCGCATGAAGCTCGTTCCCGGGCGCTTCCAGTCCATCGTCGAGATGGGGCTCGACTTCGTCCGGGTCAACATCGCGCACGACCTGCTCGGCCGTAAGGACGGCGACCGGTTCCTGCCGATCCTCAGCACGATCTTCTTCATGGTGCTGTTCATGAACATCACCGGCGTGATCCCGGGCATCAACATCGCCGGAACGAGCGTCATCGCCGTGCCGCTGCTGCTCGCGCTGGTCTCGTACGTGACGTTCATCTACGCGGGTCTGAAGAAGGGCCCGAAGAACTTCTTCAAGAACTCGCTGTTCCCCACGGGCGTGCCGCCGTTCCTGTACATCATCGTCACGCCGCTTGAGCTGCTGTCGACCTTCATCATCCGCCCCGTCACCCTGACGCTGCGACTGCTGATGAACATGATCGTCGGCCACCTCATGCTCGTGCTGTTCTTCTCGGCGACGCAGTTCTTCATCTTCAGCCTCGGCGGGTGGTGGTCGGCTCTCGGAGCCGGCACGCTCGCGTTCGGCTTCGCCTTCACCCTGTTCGAACTCCTGGTGGCCTTCCTCCAGGCGTACGTCTTCACCATCCTCACCGCGGTCTACATCCAGCTCGCGGTCGCGGAAGAGCACTGA
- the prmC gene encoding peptide chain release factor N(5)-glutamine methyltransferase, whose protein sequence is MPAPAAASVAALVRDAAARLAAAGVPDPDVDAELLAAHVLGAGRGAVQAAAIRGDGMDAAAAAALEELVQRRCARVPLQHLTGRAPFRHLELAVGPGVFVPRPETEMVAQLAIDALVAAAVPEPVAVDLGTGSGAIALAMATEVPHARVFAAEKSADAFVWAKENARRVGAANLTVVCADLADAFGELDGTVSVVASNPPYVPDDAIPRDPEVRRYDPPAALYGGPDGLDVVRVLSRVGLRLAHSGGVLVIEHGEWQGAAIRELLTADGWRAAATHPDLTMRDRATTALRP, encoded by the coding sequence ATGCCCGCACCCGCCGCCGCGTCCGTCGCCGCCCTCGTCCGAGACGCCGCCGCGCGCCTCGCCGCCGCCGGGGTCCCCGATCCCGACGTGGACGCCGAGCTGCTCGCCGCGCACGTGCTGGGTGCCGGCCGGGGAGCGGTGCAGGCCGCCGCCATCCGCGGGGACGGCATGGATGCGGCGGCCGCTGCCGCACTGGAGGAGCTCGTGCAGCGCCGGTGCGCGCGCGTGCCGCTGCAGCACCTGACCGGGCGCGCCCCGTTCCGGCACCTCGAGCTGGCGGTGGGGCCGGGAGTGTTCGTGCCGCGGCCGGAGACGGAGATGGTCGCGCAGCTGGCCATCGACGCCCTGGTCGCCGCCGCCGTGCCCGAGCCGGTCGCGGTGGACCTCGGCACCGGCAGCGGGGCGATCGCCCTGGCGATGGCCACCGAGGTGCCGCACGCGCGCGTGTTCGCGGCGGAGAAGTCCGCCGACGCGTTCGTGTGGGCGAAGGAGAACGCGCGGCGGGTGGGAGCGGCCAACCTCACGGTCGTGTGCGCGGATCTGGCCGACGCGTTCGGCGAGCTCGACGGCACGGTGTCGGTCGTGGCGTCCAACCCCCCGTACGTGCCCGACGACGCGATCCCGCGCGATCCCGAGGTGCGCCGGTACGACCCGCCCGCAGCGCTGTACGGCGGCCCGGACGGGCTCGACGTCGTGCGTGTGCTCAGCCGCGTGGGGCTGCGGCTGGCGCATTCGGGTGGGGTTCTCGTGATCGAGCACGGCGAATGGCAGGGCGCGGCGATCCGGGAGCTGCTGACGGCGGACGGATGGCGCGCCGCGGCGACCCACCCCGACCTCACGATGCGCGACCGGGCCACCACAGCGCTGCGCCCATGA
- the atpA gene encoding F0F1 ATP synthase subunit alpha produces the protein MADITISPDVIRDALKDFVAAYEPTGAAATEVGTVVDAADGIAHVEGLPGVMANELVRFADGTQGLALNLDEHEIGVVVLGEFSGIEAGQEVTRTGEVLSVPVGDGFLGRVVDPLGNPIDGLGEVANEGRRALELQAPGVMARKSVHEPMQTGIKAIDAMIPVGRGQRQLIIGDRQTGKTAIAIDTIINQKANWESGDVNKQVRCIYVAIGQKGSTIASVKGALEDAGAMEYTTIVAAPASDPAGFKYLAPYTGSAIGQHWMYRGKHVLIIFDDLSKQAEAYRAVSLLLRRPPGREAYPGDVFYLHSRLLERCAKLSDELGAGSMTGLPIIETKANDVSAYIPTNVISITDGQIFLQSDLFNANQRPAVDVGISVSRVGGDAQVKSIKKVSGTLKLELAQYRSLEAFAMFASDLDAASRRQLARGARLTELLKQPQYSPYPVEEQVVSIWAGTNGKLDSIEVSDVLRFERELLDYLRRNSTILETLRDTNVLDDDTAAELEKKVDAFVLEFQAGDGQGIGAPGNEAVEAAEVEDVNQEKIVKGRR, from the coding sequence ATGGCAGATATCACGATCAGCCCCGACGTCATCCGTGACGCGCTGAAAGACTTCGTCGCCGCCTACGAGCCCACCGGCGCCGCCGCGACCGAGGTCGGCACCGTGGTCGACGCCGCAGACGGCATCGCGCACGTCGAGGGACTGCCGGGCGTCATGGCCAACGAGCTGGTCCGCTTCGCGGACGGCACGCAGGGTCTCGCATTGAACCTGGACGAGCACGAGATCGGTGTCGTCGTGCTCGGGGAGTTCTCCGGCATCGAAGCCGGTCAGGAAGTCACCCGCACGGGTGAGGTCCTCTCCGTGCCCGTCGGCGACGGGTTCCTGGGTCGCGTCGTGGACCCGCTGGGCAACCCCATCGACGGCCTCGGCGAGGTCGCCAACGAGGGGCGCCGCGCGCTCGAGCTGCAGGCCCCCGGCGTCATGGCGCGTAAGAGCGTGCACGAGCCCATGCAGACGGGCATCAAGGCCATCGACGCGATGATCCCCGTCGGCCGCGGCCAGCGTCAGCTCATCATCGGCGACCGCCAGACGGGCAAGACGGCCATCGCGATCGACACGATCATCAACCAGAAGGCCAACTGGGAATCCGGCGACGTCAACAAGCAGGTGCGCTGCATCTACGTCGCGATCGGGCAGAAGGGCTCCACGATCGCCTCGGTGAAGGGCGCCCTGGAGGACGCCGGCGCGATGGAGTACACCACCATCGTCGCCGCCCCGGCGTCGGACCCCGCCGGCTTCAAGTACCTCGCCCCCTACACCGGTTCGGCCATCGGCCAGCACTGGATGTACCGCGGCAAGCACGTCCTGATCATCTTCGACGACCTGTCCAAGCAGGCTGAGGCGTACCGCGCCGTGTCGCTGCTGCTGCGTCGTCCGCCGGGCCGTGAGGCCTACCCCGGCGACGTGTTCTACCTGCACTCGCGTCTGCTGGAGCGTTGCGCCAAGCTCTCCGACGAGCTGGGCGCGGGTTCGATGACGGGCCTCCCGATCATCGAGACGAAGGCCAACGACGTCTCGGCCTACATCCCGACGAACGTCATCTCGATCACCGACGGCCAGATCTTCCTGCAGTCCGACCTGTTCAACGCCAATCAGCGTCCGGCCGTGGACGTGGGCATCTCGGTGTCGCGCGTCGGCGGTGACGCCCAGGTCAAGTCGATCAAGAAGGTCTCCGGCACGCTCAAGCTCGAGCTGGCCCAGTACCGCTCGCTCGAGGCGTTCGCGATGTTCGCGAGCGACCTGGACGCCGCGTCCCGGCGCCAGCTGGCCCGCGGTGCGCGTCTGACGGAGCTCCTCAAGCAGCCCCAGTACTCGCCGTACCCGGTGGAGGAGCAGGTCGTGTCGATCTGGGCCGGCACCAACGGAAAGCTCGACTCGATCGAGGTCTCCGACGTGCTGCGCTTCGAGCGCGAGCTGCTGGACTACCTGCGCCGCAACTCCACGATCCTCGAGACCCTGCGCGACACCAACGTCCTCGACGATGACACCGCCGCCGAGCTGGAGAAGAAGGTCGACGCGTTCGTCCTGGAGTTCCAGGCCGGCGACGGTCAGGGCATCGGCGCTCCCGGGAACGAGGCGGTCGAGGCCGCCGAGGTGGAGGACGTCAACCAGGAGAAGATCGTCAAGGGCCGCCGCTAA